The Sorangiineae bacterium MSr11954 DNA segment CGCACCTCGGCGTCGGCGTTCATGCGCGTCATGCGCGCCTCGTCGATGGTCCCTTTCAGCCGCTGCAGCGCCGCCCATGTCTTCGGCAGGCGGCCCGGCAGATCGCTGCGGTAGAGGAGGACGGCGTCGTAGCGGGGAAAGAGGTGCTTGTCGTCCGTGAGCACGGTCAGGTGCTCCTCTTCGATCTTCGGATCGGTGGAGTAAACGTCGACCACGTCGATATCGCCGTTCACCAGCGCTTTGTAGGCCAGCGCGTGCTCGATGGCGCGCGGGCGCTGCGCCTTCATTCCATAGGTGGTCACCAGCGCGGCCCATCCATCGGCGCGCTCCAGGAACTCCTGCGAGAACCCAAAACGAAGCTCCGCGCGCGGCGCCAGCTCGCTCAAGGTCGTGAGTCCGTGCTTCTTGGCCGTCTCCGAGCGCATCGCCAGCGCGTAGGTGTCATTGAACCCCAGCGGAATACCGGCCGTGAGCCCCAGCGGCGCGAGCTCGCGATTGATCGCCTCCAAATCGGTGGGCGCGTCGGTCACGTGCCCCAGGAGCTCGCGCGCGATGGTGCCCGTGTATTCGGCATACACATCGATGCTGCCGCTCTTGAGCGCGGCGAACACGATCCCCGTGTTGCCGAGCCCCTGGTGATGCTCGGCCCGCGCCTCGCCCGCCTTCTCCGCCGCCGTGCGAACGATCTCCGCCAGCACGTACGACTCGGTGAACCGCTTGGACCCCACGTGCAGCACGGGCTCGGCCCGCGCGGGCAAGGTGAAGGTCGCGAGCAAGGCCGCGGCCAAGAGCGCAAGAGCCGCGCGAACATGGCGTAGGTGGTGGAGCATCAAGCCGCGTCCTCCTCGAGCGGCGAGCGTTGCGCGCGCAAAAATTCCGAGACGAAGGGCTCGGCGGGTTGCTCGGCCAGCTCGCGCGCCGTGCCCTTCTGCACGACCTTACCTTCGCGCATCAAGAGCACGCGATCGCCCAGATACGCGGCCTCGCCCATGTCGTGGGTCACCAGGATCACCGTTTTGTTCAAGGTCGCGAAGATGGTGCGAAGCTCGGTCTGCAGCCCGCGCCGCGTGATGGGATCGAGCGCGCCGAGGGGCTCGTCGAGCAGCACCCAGCTCGGGTCCAAGAAGAGCGCGCGCATCATGCTCACGCGCTGCCGCTCGCCGCCCGAGAGATCGCGCGGATGGTTGGCGAGCCGCGCCTCGGGCAGGCGCACCAAGGCCGAGAGCTCGCGCACGCGCTCCTCCCGCGATGCCTCGGTCCCCCGGCCCGTCACCTCCGCCACCAGGGTGACATTGCGGCGCGCGGTCAGGTGCGGAAAGAGCCCGCCATCTTGAAGGACGAAGCCCGTGCGCAAGCGCAGCGCATTCACGTTCTTCTCCGTGAGCGTCTCGCGGTCGTAGATCACCTTGCCCCGATCGGGCGTCACCAGCCCCGCGATGATGCGCAGCAAGGTCGATTTCCCGCAGCCGCTCGGTCCGATGATCGACGTCGTCGTCCCCGCCTCGAAGCGGATCGACGTGGGTTCGAGCGCGGTGGCACCGTCATAGGATTTTTCGACTTGTTTGACTTCAATCATGGAGCACCTCGCGGCCTCGGCTCGTCGAATGAAAGAGCTGGAACGATGGACTCGTTCATAGTGCCCGCTCGCGATGGGAAGGGCACGCGAAGCTCGCATTCGCACTCTCTTATAACGAATTAATGTCCACTATAACGAAATTTCCCGACACCGCAACCGTTGCGTGCGGTATGGTCGGCGCGTGAAACCGGGCTTGAAGAGCTCTTCCGCCGCTCGCGCTGCACGCATCGTCCTTCGCCTTCGAGGCGCGCGTTTCGTCGCGGCGTTGGCCGCGTTCGTCGCGACATGCCTTTGTGCGGAGGCGCATGCACGCGCAGACGATACCGCACCGAACGCGATGACCGCCTCGAAAACACAGGCGCTCGCACAAACGACATCCGTACAAACCACGCCGGCGCAAGCGACGTCCGCACAAACGACTTCCACCCAAACGACTTCGGCACAAACCACGCCCGCGCAAACCAATCCGGCGCAAACGAAGCTCACGCAAGCCGAGCCGGGACCGAGCGCATGGCCCACGCCCATCGAGATCCCCGCTTGGACGAAGACCTTGCGAATCGGCGGCGGCACCATTCTCTATTGGTTCCAACCGATCGATCTGGGCCCCAAAATCGTAGAGCTCTACGCGAGCCTTCTGCTCAACGCGGACCTCGGGCGATTTGCCATTCACATCGAGCCGCGCTTCCGCGACACGAAGCATCGCGCCTTCTTTACATCGAACATTTGGCTGCAAGAAGCGTACGTATCGGCTGATCTGGGCCCAGCGACCGTCAAGGTGGGAAAGGTATACAGCCGCCTAGGACTTTTCTGGGACCGCTCCTTCTATGGAAACATTCAGCTGTACGATGGAATGAAGACGAATCCTAATTACGGCGTCTCCCTCGAATCGAAGGATCCACCGGCCGACCGCGACCTCGCCTTCCACTACGTGCTTCAATATTTCCTGAGCGACGGCACCACGAACAACTCCCTGGTCGCGCGCGACACCATTTCGCTGCCCGGCGGGCGGCGCCTGAACGACTTCGTCGCGCGCGTGGGGCCATTCCTCCGGCTCGGCCACGGCATGACCCTGGAGGCGGCCGCCTCGGGCGAGTACTTCCAAGCCGATCTCCCCGACGGCACGCACGACGTGGTCCGCGGCGCCGTGGACACCACCTTGAAAGGCGACGGCTTCGAGCTGCGCGCCGAATACCAGCACCAGTGGGGGCAATCGGTGCACGAGTTCCCGTATCGCGCCGTTCCCGCCACCGCCACGTCCCCCGCCCTCCCCGGCCGCTTCTCCAAGAACAACGATTACGTTCTCGTGGGCGCCGATTTGAATTGGTGGCGCCTGACCCTCCGCTACAACGGCAGCGCGGGCTTCTACAACGACGTCTCCGTCAAAGAGTGGATCCACGCGCCCGCCCTCGCCATCAAGCCGCACGACAACGTGATGGTGCTCACGGAGTACGTCATCTGGCCGCGCCACGCGCCGGAGGGAACGTCCTTGGTCGATAGGAGCTTCAACCTGTCGGTGCAGTCGCACTTCTAGCTGCTTCGGCCGCCTCCCAATTCGCGGCTTCTTCCGCCGAATACGAGTCCTTGTACGTGAAGGCCGCGGGGGTCGGCCCTCTGGCCTTGAGGCGCTCGAGCCGGTCCATGGCCTCGGCCAAGCTGGGAATATGGCCTTCGGGGATCCACCACATGACGAAATAGGGCTCCGCCATGCGGTGAAACCATTCACGCCGGCGCCGTAAGAACTCCAAATGGTGCGTCTTGTAGACGAAGTCCCAGAGGCTCTCGAGCGATTCCCAGATCGAGAAGTTGACCAAGATATGATCGCCATACACGTGCTGAACGGTCGCCCGCGGATCGTTTGGATCTTCTTTGAGCCGCCAGACGAAGCCGGGCGCGCGGTCTGCGAGCTCGTTGATGGGTTGGAGCCCGTCGACGAATGCGAGGAGCTCGGGCGCGTCGATGGGCGCGCGCAAGTGGGCGATGTTGAGTTCTGCCAGGTGCATCACCCTAAAGAACAACGGCGCCTCTTCTATGTCAAATTTTATTTATTTAGAAAGACCACGCAGCATTCCCGGGGTCGGGGGGCCATTCGTGCGCGGTTGGGGTCGTCATCGAGCCCCTCGAGGAGGCCTTGGCAGAGGGCCAGGTTCATGGAGCAAACGAGGACGGGGTGCTCCTCGGCGAGCCGATGAAACGGGCAATTGCGCAGCCGGATCTCCTCGCCCTCGACATACGGCTCGTAGCCGCGCTCCTCGAGCACCTTCAGCATATGGCGCGGGCGACTGCGCGTTCCGATCCGCGCCCCTGCAGCGCGCGCGGCCTTCTCCGCCTGCTCCTCGCCGCCGAGGAGATCCACCGCGTCCGCCAGCACCGAGGCGAGGCCGGCATAATCGCGCGGCGGCAAGCTTACGAGGCGCTCCCCCGCGGCGCGGCGGTAGACCTTGGCCGGGCGACCGCTACCCGGCCCTTTCTTCACGGGGCTCTTGAACCGGCACTCCAGGAGCCCCGCCTCCACCAGCTTATCGAGATGAAACGCGGCCAGCGTGCGCGAAATCCCCGCGGCCTCGGCCGCCTCCCCCCGATCCACGTCGGTCCCTCGGTTCGTCACGAACTCGTAGAGGCTTCGCCGTATCGGATCGTGCAAATGCGCCAGCGCGCTCAGATCGTCTCCCACGGCGGGAGTCTACATCAACGCGCGGGGTGTCCCCACGCCGAGCCGCCTGGCTCGTACGCCCTACGCGTCCTCACTCAACGCGAAGCCGCATGCTCCGTCGGCGACGCCGTGCCCTCCACGAACCGGTAGACGGGCGCCGACGCCATCGCGCCTCTCCCGGGCGCGCGCTCGAGGATGCCCTCATCGAGCATGCGCTCGAACGTTCGCCGGAAACGATCCGCATCGTGCGGCTTGCCCGTGGCGCCCATCTTGCCCGTGGCGCCCATGATGATCGCATGGACGTGGCGAAGCTCCGGAACGGTGAAGACCTTCGGCACGAGCGCCGAGGCGATGCTCGAGGAGCCAACGCGCTCGGCCATGCGCGAGAGGGCGCACAGGAGGATGCGGTGGTGATCGAAGGCCATGGCCGGAGCTTGGAGCGCGTTCACAGGCGCCCAATCCACCCCGGCCACCCCGGCGGCGTCTCCACCGCTGCGCACGAGCGGCACCAGCTCCGGACGAACGAGCGCGTAGTAGGCCACCGCGATCACGCGCATGCGCGGATCCCGCCCCGCCTCGCCAAAGGCCCCGAGCTGTTCGAGGTGCACGTCGGTCCCGCGGAGCCCCGTCTCCTCCTCCAGCTCCCGCGTGGCGGCGACATCCAAGTCTTCGCCTTGTTGATGGCGCCCATCGCGGACCCGCACGAACCCGCCGGGCAGCGCCCACGCCCCCTTGAAGGGGTGCTCCCCGCGGCGGATCAAGAGGACGCGCAGCTCGGCATCGAGCACGCTGAACGCCGCGATGCCGACGCTCACCGACGGCCGGGGAAAATCGCCTAGGCGGTATCTGCGGAGAAAAGCGGCTTCGGCGGCCTCGTCGCGCGGGTTCGAAAAGATGAGCTTCGACTTCGGCACGTCATCGTCGTTCGCGGTCTTCATCGCTGGAAAAGCGCCTGAAGCATATACGGCCTTTCGCCCCCGCGCTCGACCGAAAATGAGGCGCCACCGCACCGTCGGGCATCGACGATGTCTCTTGGACATGAATGCCGCGAGCCCGGGCCGGCACACACGGGGCGTGCACCAGCTCGGGCTTGAATTGCGGACGTCGTGCCGGATGAAATCCGGCCCTCATGTCAGAACTGCGCCGCCTCGGTCGACTCTTCGAGCGCCAAGGTGGACGACTCGCCGCCCGTGATCACCTCGGTCACCTGGTCGAAGTAGCCGGTGCCGACCTCGCGCTGGTGGCGGGTGGCCGAGTAGCCGTTCTTTTCGGCCGCGAACTCCGCCTGTTGCAGCTCGGAGTAGGCCGCCATGCCGCGGTCCTTGTACGTGCGCGCCAGCTCGAACATGGAGAAGTTGAGCGAGTGGAAGCCCGCCAGGGTCACGAACTGGAACTTGTAGCCCATGGCGCCCAGCTCGCGCTGGAACTTCGCGATGTCGCTGTCGCTCAGGTTCTTCTTCCAATTGAACGAGGGCGAGCAGTTGTAGGCCAAAAGCTTGTTCGGGAACTTCTCGCGAACGGCCTCGGCGAACTCCTTGGCCTCCGCCATGTCCGGGGTGGAGGTCTCGCACCAGATGACGTCCGCGAACGGCGCGTAGGCGATGGCGCGCGCGATCGCGCACTCGATGCCGCCCTTGAGACGGAAGAAGCCCTCGCGCGTGCGGGACGAGCCGTCGATGAACGGAAGATCGCGCTCGTCGACGTCGCTGGTCAGGAGCTTGGCGCTGTGGGCGTCGGTGCGGGCGATGAGGACGGTGGGCACGTCCATGACGTCGGCCGCCAGGCGCGCGGCGTTGAGGGTGCGGATGAATTGACCCGTGGGGACGAGCACCTTGCCGCCGAGGTGGCCGCACTTCTTCTCCGCGGCCAGCTGGTCCTCGAAGTGAACGCCGGCGGCGCCGGCCTTGATCATCGACTTCATCAGCTCGAAGGCGTTGAGCGGACCGCCGAAGCCGGCCTCGGCGTCGGCCACCAGCGGCGCGTACCAGTAGCGCTCCTTCTTGCCCTCGGCGTGCTCGATCTGATCGGCGCGCATGAGGGCGGCGTTGATGCGCTCCACCAAGGTCGGCACGCTATCGACCGGGTACAGGCTCTGGTCCGGGTACATTTGACCGGACGTGTTCGCGTCCGCCGCCACCTGCCAGCCGCTCACGTAAATGGCCTTCAGGCCGGCGCGCACCATCTGCACGGCTTGATTGCCGGAGAGGGCGCCGAGCGCGTGCACGTAGTCGTCGTGCGTGAGCATGTTCCAGAGCCGCTCGGCGCCCAGGCTCGCGAGCGTGTGCTCGACGCGAATCGATCCCCGAAGTCGATTGACGTCCGCTACGGAGTAGTTGCGATGAATGCCTTCGAAGCGCTTGGCATTCACGTCGGTGACGTAACCTTGACGACCTGCGATTTCGGCGACGGCGGCGAGAGACATGACTTTTCTCCTGATCCCACTCGGGTTGCGGGAATTTCGAATGGACTTCGTCCGTGGCATCACGGCGATACCGGAACGAAATGGGCTTGAGGATTGGATGATGAAGCGGGCTAAAGTTTGTCGTACGCGGGGAGCGTCAGGAACTCTTCGAAAGAGCTAGCGGTGGAGAGCGCCTCGAACAGCGCGCGCGCCTCGGCGAAGCGGCCGTTCGTAAAGCGCTTTTCACCGACCTCGCCCCGAATGCGCTGCATTTCTTCTTCCACGAAGCGGGCGAACCTCTCGCGATCGATGGTCGTCCCGTCCTCCAGGGGGGCGCGGTGGTGCATCCACTGCCACACTTGCGCACGGGAAATCTCGGCGGTCGCGGCGTCCTCCATCAGGTGGTAGAGCGGCACGCACCCCGCGCCGCGCAGCCAGGATTCGATGTACTGGATGCCCACGCGGATGTTGTGGCGCGCGCCCGCCTCGGTTCGAGCGCCGGTCGGGATCGCCAAGAGATCCTCGCGCGTGACCTGCACGTCCTCGCGCAGCACGTGGAGCTGGTTGGGCCCCGGCATGTTGGCGTCGAACACCTCGCGCGCGATGGGCACCAGCCCGGGGTGCGCGACCCACGTTCCATCGTGGCCGTCGGTCACCTCGCGGAGCTTGTCGGCGCGCACCCGCGCGAGCGCCGCTTCGTTCTCGGCCGGGTTGTCCTTGATGGGGATCTGCGCGGCCATGCCGCCCATGGCGTGCACGCCGCGGCGGTGGCACGTCTTGATGACGAGCTTGGCGTAGGCGCGCAAGAAGCCTTTGTCCATCGTGACCAGGCCGCGGTCGGGGAGCACGGCGTTGGGATCGTTGCAGCGCTTCTTGATGAAGCTGAAAATGTAGTCCCAGCGGCCGCAGTTGAGGCCGGCCGAGTGCTCGCGCAGCTCGTAGAGGATCTCGTCCATCTCGAAGGCGGCCGGCAAGGTCTCGATCAGCACGGTCGCCTTGATGGTGCCGCGCGGGAGATCGAGCGCCGACTCGGCGAAGAGAAAGACGTCGTTCCAGATGCGCGCCTCGAGGTAGCCTTCGAGCTTCGGCAGGTAAAAGTACGGGCCGGTGCCGCGCTCGCGCAGGGCGTGGGCGTTGTTGAAGAAGTAAATGCCGAAGTCGAAGAGCGCGCCCGGGATCGCCTTGCCCTGGTAGCGGACGTGGCGCTCGGGCAGGTGCAGCCCGCGCGGGCGGACGAACAGCACCGCGGTCTTCTCGTTCAGCGCATACGACTTGCCCGTCTCCGGCGCCGTGAACCGAATCGTCCGCCGGATGGCGTCGTAGAGGTTCTTCTGACCTTGAACGACGTTTTCCCACGTGGGGGCGTTGGCGTCTTCGAAATCGGCCATGAACACGTTGGCGCCCGAGTTGAGCGCGTTGATGACCATCTTGCGATCGACCGGCCCCGTGATCTCGACGCGGCGGTCGAGCAGATCTTGCGGGAGCGGGGCCACGCGCCAATTGCCTGCGCGGATATCGCTCGTTTCAATCAAGAATTCCGGGAGCCGCCCGCGATCGAAGCGAGCTTGCGTTTCACGGCGGGCAGCGAGCCGCTCCTCGATGCGAGGAGCAAAGCGCTTGACCAGCTCCTCGACGAACGCCAGGGCTTCGGGTCGGAGAAGGTCGGACAAGCGCCCGGAGCTGCCGGAGTTGTCGGAGGAGACGTTCGATGCTTCTTGGATGGGATCGAGTTGGAGGGTCATGGAGCACCGTTGCGCGACGCGTTGAAAATGATGTTGAACGATCCAAAAATCAACATTCTTCGGAGAAATAAGGGTTGAGCAAAGTCAATGACAGGCAGTAAAGTTGTCAACTCTGTCAATTTGCTAAACTACATCTGTGGCAACTGTGCGTGGCCACGTGGAGGTGAGCCATGGAAAATGCGAGAGAAACGGGGGGTCCTCGGCTTGGGGCAAAAGTGCGCGCCCTCCGCAGGCGAGAAAATTTGAACCAGGTGCAGTTGGCTGAGCGGCTCGGAATCTCGGCCAGCTACTTGAACCTCATCGAGAGCAACAAGCGGCCCCTGCCTGCCTCGCTCCTCATTCGCCTCGCGCAACTCTTCAACGTGGACTTGCATTCGTTCGCCACCGATGAGGATGCGCGCTTGGTGGCCGACTTGATCGAGGTGTTCGCCGATCCCCTGTTCGAGGGCAACGGCCTCACATCGACCGAAGTGCGCGAGGTCGCCGCCGCGAGCCCGAACGCGGGCCGCGCCGTGCTCTCTTTGTACCGCGCCTATCAGAGCATGCGCGAGTCCGCCGATTCGCTTTCGTCGCGGCTCACCGAGGGTGAGCAGGATCTCACGGGGGTGGAGCGCTCGAGCATCCCCTCCGAAGAGGTCAGCGATCTGCTTCAGACGTACATGAATCATTTTCCCGAGCTGGAGACGGGCGCCGAAGAGCTCTGGGCCAAGGCGAAGCTGGGGCTCGACGATCTCTACACGCCCCTCGTTCGCTACTTGGAGAAGCAGCTGGGGGTGCAAGTTCGCATCGCGCGCGGCGAGGCCGAGCGCGGGACCTTGCGCCGCTTCGACGCCGACCGAAAGATCCTGAGCCTGTCGGAGCTGTTGCCCACGCGCAGCCGGCAGTTCCAGCTCGCGCATCAGATCGGGCTGCTCACGCAGAAGGCGCGCCTCGACGCCATCGCCTCCGATCCGCGGCTGACCACCGACGAGTCGCGGGCGCTCGCGCGCATCGCGCTGGCCAACTACTTCGCGGGCGCGGTGCTCATGCCGTACGTCCCTTTCTTGCAAGCGGCGCGCGAGGAGCGCTACGACATCGACGTGATCGGGCGGCGCTTTCGCGTGGGCTTCGAGCAAGTCTGCCACCGGCTGACGACCTTGCGGCGCCCCGGGGCCGAGGGCGTGCCGTTCCATATGATCCGCATCGACGTGGCCGGGAACATTTCGAAGCGCTTCAGCGCGTCGGGCATTCGCTTCGCGCGGTTCAGCGGGGTCTGTCCGCGGTGGAACATCTTCGCGGCGTTCCTCACGCCGGGGATGATCCGCATCCAGCTCTCGCGCATGACCGATGGCGTGGCCTATTTCTGTCTGGCGCGCACCATCCACAAAGACAGCGGCGGCTACCACGCGCAGCATCCGGTGCAGGCCATCGGGCTCGGGTGCCAGGTGCCGTACGCCAAAGAGATGGTGTACTCCGACGGCGTGGATCTGGATCACCTGGACACGGTCACCCCGGTGGGGGTCACCTGCCGGCTCTGCGATCGCACCGATTGCGAGCAGCGCGTGCTGCCGTCGATTTTCCAGCCGCTCCAGGTCAACGAGAACGTCCGCGGGCTGACGCTCTACAACGTGTCGAACCCGTTGGCGGGTCATCCGACGGCGGGCCGGCTGGAGCGGCACGTGGTGGGGCGGTAGCTCGGGAAAGAAGAAAACGACGGCGGGCTGTAAGGTCGCGGCCGATTGCGCGTTTCGTAGGCAATCCCCGA contains these protein-coding regions:
- a CDS encoding ABC transporter permease subunit — encoded protein: MLHHLRHVRAALALLAAALLATFTLPARAEPVLHVGSKRFTESYVLAEIVRTAAEKAGEARAEHHQGLGNTGIVFAALKSGSIDVYAEYTGTIARELLGHVTDAPTDLEAINRELAPLGLTAGIPLGFNDTYALAMRSETAKKHGLTTLSELAPRAELRFGFSQEFLERADGWAALVTTYGMKAQRPRAIEHALAYKALVNGDIDVVDVYSTDPKIEEEHLTVLTDDKHLFPRYDAVLLYRSDLPGRLPKTWAALQRLKGTIDEARMTRMNADAEVRGLSFDAIARAFLDGSGDGGRATGQRAAVRPSFFERLFGGDFLRLTGEHLFLVAISVALGTLVGVPLGIWAAYRRGATQPILGAVGILQTIPSLALLAFLIPILHRIGILPAMVALFLYSLLPIVRNTYTGLSDIAPSLRESALALGLPRGARLRLVELPLASRAIVGGVKTSAVISVGTATIAAFIGAGGYGERIASGLALSDNDLLLAGAIPAAGMALLFEAFFGVVERWIIPRPLRA
- a CDS encoding ATP-binding cassette domain-containing protein translates to MIEVKQVEKSYDGATALEPTSIRFEAGTTTSIIGPSGCGKSTLLRIIAGLVTPDRGKVIYDRETLTEKNVNALRLRTGFVLQDGGLFPHLTARRNVTLVAEVTGRGTEASREERVRELSALVRLPEARLANHPRDLSGGERQRVSMMRALFLDPSWVLLDEPLGALDPITRRGLQTELRTIFATLNKTVILVTHDMGEAAYLGDRVLLMREGKVVQKGTARELAEQPAEPFVSEFLRAQRSPLEEDAA
- a CDS encoding DUF3291 domain-containing protein — translated: MHLAELNIAHLRAPIDAPELLAFVDGLQPINELADRAPGFVWRLKEDPNDPRATVQHVYGDHILVNFSIWESLESLWDFVYKTHHLEFLRRRREWFHRMAEPYFVMWWIPEGHIPSLAEAMDRLERLKARGPTPAAFTYKDSYSAEEAANWEAAEAARSATAPTG
- a CDS encoding NUDIX hydrolase gives rise to the protein MKTANDDDVPKSKLIFSNPRDEAAEAAFLRRYRLGDFPRPSVSVGIAAFSVLDAELRVLLIRRGEHPFKGAWALPGGFVRVRDGRHQQGEDLDVAATRELEEETGLRGTDVHLEQLGAFGEAGRDPRMRVIAVAYYALVRPELVPLVRSGGDAAGVAGVDWAPVNALQAPAMAFDHHRILLCALSRMAERVGSSSIASALVPKVFTVPELRHVHAIIMGATGKMGATGKPHDADRFRRTFERMLDEGILERAPGRGAMASAPVYRFVEGTASPTEHAASR
- the aceA gene encoding isocitrate lyase; this encodes MSLAAVAEIAGRQGYVTDVNAKRFEGIHRNYSVADVNRLRGSIRVEHTLASLGAERLWNMLTHDDYVHALGALSGNQAVQMVRAGLKAIYVSGWQVAADANTSGQMYPDQSLYPVDSVPTLVERINAALMRADQIEHAEGKKERYWYAPLVADAEAGFGGPLNAFELMKSMIKAGAAGVHFEDQLAAEKKCGHLGGKVLVPTGQFIRTLNAARLAADVMDVPTVLIARTDAHSAKLLTSDVDERDLPFIDGSSRTREGFFRLKGGIECAIARAIAYAPFADVIWCETSTPDMAEAKEFAEAVREKFPNKLLAYNCSPSFNWKKNLSDSDIAKFQRELGAMGYKFQFVTLAGFHSLNFSMFELARTYKDRGMAAYSELQQAEFAAEKNGYSATRHQREVGTGYFDQVTEVITGGESSTLALEESTEAAQF
- the aceB gene encoding malate synthase A codes for the protein MQEASNVSSDNSGSSGRLSDLLRPEALAFVEELVKRFAPRIEERLAARRETQARFDRGRLPEFLIETSDIRAGNWRVAPLPQDLLDRRVEITGPVDRKMVINALNSGANVFMADFEDANAPTWENVVQGQKNLYDAIRRTIRFTAPETGKSYALNEKTAVLFVRPRGLHLPERHVRYQGKAIPGALFDFGIYFFNNAHALRERGTGPYFYLPKLEGYLEARIWNDVFLFAESALDLPRGTIKATVLIETLPAAFEMDEILYELREHSAGLNCGRWDYIFSFIKKRCNDPNAVLPDRGLVTMDKGFLRAYAKLVIKTCHRRGVHAMGGMAAQIPIKDNPAENEAALARVRADKLREVTDGHDGTWVAHPGLVPIAREVFDANMPGPNQLHVLREDVQVTREDLLAIPTGARTEAGARHNIRVGIQYIESWLRGAGCVPLYHLMEDAATAEISRAQVWQWMHHRAPLEDGTTIDRERFARFVEEEMQRIRGEVGEKRFTNGRFAEARALFEALSTASSFEEFLTLPAYDKL
- a CDS encoding short-chain fatty acyl-CoA regulator family protein, whose amino-acid sequence is MENARETGGPRLGAKVRALRRRENLNQVQLAERLGISASYLNLIESNKRPLPASLLIRLAQLFNVDLHSFATDEDARLVADLIEVFADPLFEGNGLTSTEVREVAAASPNAGRAVLSLYRAYQSMRESADSLSSRLTEGEQDLTGVERSSIPSEEVSDLLQTYMNHFPELETGAEELWAKAKLGLDDLYTPLVRYLEKQLGVQVRIARGEAERGTLRRFDADRKILSLSELLPTRSRQFQLAHQIGLLTQKARLDAIASDPRLTTDESRALARIALANYFAGAVLMPYVPFLQAAREERYDIDVIGRRFRVGFEQVCHRLTTLRRPGAEGVPFHMIRIDVAGNISKRFSASGIRFARFSGVCPRWNIFAAFLTPGMIRIQLSRMTDGVAYFCLARTIHKDSGGYHAQHPVQAIGLGCQVPYAKEMVYSDGVDLDHLDTVTPVGVTCRLCDRTDCEQRVLPSIFQPLQVNENVRGLTLYNVSNPLAGHPTAGRLERHVVGR